In Janthinobacterium rivuli, a single genomic region encodes these proteins:
- a CDS encoding (2Fe-2S) ferredoxin domain-containing protein, producing the protein MSDVPYFERHVFFCMNKREDGRNSCGDHGAEAAQKHCKRRIKELDMNGAGKIRINQAGCMDRCEEGPLLVIYPEATWYTYVDTSDIDEIIDTHLVGGKIVERLKI; encoded by the coding sequence ATGAGCGACGTACCGTATTTTGAACGCCACGTTTTTTTCTGCATGAATAAACGTGAAGACGGCCGCAACAGTTGCGGCGACCATGGCGCGGAAGCGGCGCAAAAGCATTGCAAGCGCCGCATCAAGGAACTCGACATGAATGGCGCGGGCAAGATCCGCATCAACCAGGCCGGCTGCATGGACCGCTGCGAGGAAGGACCGCTGCTGGTCATCTATCCGGAAGCGACCTGGTACACCTACGTCGACACCAGCGATATCGATGAAATCATCGATACGCACCTGGTGGGCGGCAAGATCGTCGAACGCCTGAAAATCTGA
- a CDS encoding MlaE family ABC transporter permease yields the protein MPTVQSPKLTLSQTSSQQGALVTASGTWQVHALAHENAIKAIDAQLKPLQGDAKVQWDLSAIDSMDHIGAQLFWNAWGKQRPAQLTLAPSQEEFFRRIEETGPLETPPSRANRLTPVMKLGMAILLFFEHLKGFIALVGQVTQDIGRFARHPMRGPWREISANIFHAGFQALGITALVGFLIGVVLSYLSAQQLRAFGGDIYLVNLLGMSVIRELGPLLAAILVAGRSGSSITAQLGVMRVTEELDAMLVMGISHGFRLIMPKVLALAISMPLLVIWTDTAALIGGMVAAKVELNLSARYFIQKLPDAVPLANYMIGLGKGVIFGMLIALVSCHFGLRIKANTESLGRGTTTAVVTAITVVILADAVFAIVFNGVGY from the coding sequence ATGCCGACTGTACAATCGCCGAAACTGACCCTCTCCCAGACCAGCTCCCAACAGGGAGCCCTTGTCACTGCCAGCGGCACCTGGCAGGTGCACGCGCTGGCGCATGAGAATGCCATCAAGGCCATCGATGCCCAGCTCAAGCCCTTGCAGGGCGATGCCAAGGTGCAATGGGACCTGTCGGCCATCGACAGCATGGACCATATTGGCGCCCAGCTGTTCTGGAATGCCTGGGGCAAGCAGCGCCCCGCGCAACTGACCCTGGCGCCGTCGCAGGAAGAGTTTTTCCGGCGCATCGAAGAAACGGGACCGTTGGAAACGCCGCCCTCGCGCGCCAACCGCCTCACGCCCGTGATGAAGCTGGGCATGGCCATCCTGCTGTTTTTCGAACATTTGAAGGGTTTTATTGCCCTGGTGGGCCAGGTGACGCAGGATATCGGCCGCTTCGCGCGCCATCCCATGCGCGGGCCATGGCGTGAAATTTCCGCCAATATCTTCCATGCGGGCTTCCAGGCGCTGGGCATCACGGCCCTGGTCGGCTTTCTGATCGGCGTCGTGCTGTCCTATCTGTCGGCGCAGCAACTGCGCGCCTTTGGCGGCGACATTTACCTGGTCAACCTGCTGGGCATGAGCGTCATCCGCGAACTGGGGCCGCTCTTGGCCGCCATCCTCGTGGCCGGCCGCTCCGGTTCATCCATCACGGCGCAGCTGGGCGTCATGCGCGTCACGGAAGAGCTCGACGCCATGCTGGTGATGGGCATTTCGCACGGTTTCCGCCTGATCATGCCAAAAGTGCTGGCCCTGGCCATTTCCATGCCCCTGCTCGTCATCTGGACGGATACGGCCGCGCTGATCGGCGGCATGGTGGCGGCCAAGGTGGAACTGAACCTGTCGGCGCGCTATTTCATCCAGAAGCTGCCGGACGCCGTGCCGCTGGCCAACTACATGATCGGCCTGGGCAAGGGCGTGATTTTTGGCATGCTGATCGCGCTGGTCTCGTGCCATTTCGGCCTGCGCATCAAGGCCAACACGGAAAGCCTGGGACGCGGCACCACCACCGCCGTCGTCACGGCCATCACCGTGGTGATCCTGGCCGACGCCGTGTTCGCCATCGTCTTCAATGGAGTGGGCTACTGA
- a CDS encoding alpha/beta hydrolase translates to MNRNSEKFTLAGHAGSMEGLLDFPADTPRGIALVAHPHPLYGGTMDNKVTQTLARAFVALGYVVARINFRGVGASEGVHDHGAGETDDMQLLYEHMRGLYPGLPVALSGFSFGTFVQSKLQERLAAAGTPVERLALIGSAAGKWAMADIPADTILIHGELDDTIPLSAVFDWARPQDIPVIVIPGADHFFHRKLNHIKNLVIALWHGDKPAIAADDH, encoded by the coding sequence ATGAACAGAAACTCGGAAAAATTTACCCTCGCCGGCCATGCAGGCAGCATGGAAGGCTTGCTCGATTTCCCGGCAGACACCCCGCGCGGCATCGCCCTCGTGGCCCATCCGCACCCGCTGTACGGCGGCACGATGGATAACAAGGTCACGCAAACCCTGGCGCGCGCGTTTGTCGCCCTCGGTTACGTGGTGGCGCGCATCAACTTCCGCGGCGTCGGTGCTTCCGAAGGCGTGCACGACCATGGCGCGGGCGAGACGGACGACATGCAATTGCTGTATGAACACATGCGCGGCCTGTATCCAGGCTTGCCCGTGGCCTTGTCCGGTTTCTCGTTCGGCACCTTCGTGCAGTCGAAACTGCAGGAACGCCTGGCCGCCGCCGGCACGCCCGTCGAGCGCCTGGCGCTGATCGGCAGCGCGGCCGGCAAATGGGCCATGGCCGATATTCCCGCCGACACCATCCTGATCCACGGCGAACTGGACGACACGATCCCCCTGTCCGCCGTCTTCGACTGGGCGCGTCCACAAGACATTCCCGTGATCGTGATCCCCGGCGCCGACCACTTTTTCCACCGCAAGCTCAATCACATCAAGAACCTCGTGATTGCCCTGTGGCATGGTGACAAACCCGCAATAGCAGCAGATGATCATTGA
- a CDS encoding ABC-type transport auxiliary lipoprotein family protein, producing MPIPRHFSALILAAAFLLGGCASRGPVPTFYDFGPAAPQAATQAAAPAVPVLVIADANGPSWLDSQRMYYRLLYADAQQSRPYAYNRWNTPPLQLLSQRLKTRIAQSGVKVLSTTDAAAGMPLLRIDVDDFSQNFDTQTHSSGHVSLRASVFRGHRLIDQKTFSRSGPAGSADAQGGAQALAAASDAIATDLLTWLGTLNITKE from the coding sequence ATGCCTATCCCACGCCATTTCAGCGCACTCATCCTGGCCGCCGCATTCCTGCTGGGCGGTTGCGCCAGCCGCGGTCCCGTCCCCACGTTTTACGATTTCGGCCCGGCAGCACCGCAGGCGGCAACGCAAGCAGCTGCGCCAGCCGTGCCCGTGCTGGTGATCGCCGACGCCAACGGTCCGTCCTGGCTGGACAGCCAGCGCATGTATTACCGCTTGCTGTACGCCGATGCGCAGCAATCGCGGCCGTACGCCTACAACCGCTGGAACACGCCGCCGCTGCAACTATTAAGCCAGCGCCTGAAAACCCGCATCGCGCAAAGCGGCGTGAAAGTGCTGTCGACCACGGACGCGGCCGCCGGCATGCCGCTGCTGCGCATCGACGTCGATGATTTTTCGCAAAACTTCGACACGCAGACGCACAGCAGCGGCCACGTGTCGCTGCGCGCCTCGGTCTTTCGCGGCCACCGCCTGATCGACCAGAAAACCTTCAGCCGCAGCGGCCCGGCCGGCAGCGCCGACGCGCAAGGCGGCGCGCAGGCGCTGGCCGCGGCATCGGACGCCATCGCCACCGACCTGCTGACCTGGCTGGGCACGCTGAATATCACGAAAGAATGA
- a CDS encoding D-alanyl-D-alanine carboxypeptidase family protein: MKKLLAALASSVFFFSAAYAQSVPAPTIAAKSWLLLDATSGQIIASQDPDARIEPASLTKIMTAYLTFAAIREKKLALDQKVNVSVRAWKVDSSSSKMFIDPATPVSIDDLLHGLMIQSGNDAAVALAEAVAGDEGTFVVLMNREAQRMGLKNTRFANPHGLPSPDNYSTAQDLSVLAKRVIADYPEFYKIDSVKSFTYNKITQPNRNRLLWLDPTVDGMKTGHTEAAGYCMIASARRPGGTGERRLISVVLGTTSDQARTQESQKLLNWGFQNFDTVKLYSKGQAVATPEVWKGSKGTVKIGFARDVLVTVPKGTAAKMKPVLERKDPLVAPLAENAPVGKLKMMVDDKVLLELPVVALETINQATIFGRAWDSMRLWMK; the protein is encoded by the coding sequence ATGAAAAAACTTTTAGCGGCACTGGCCTCCAGTGTATTTTTCTTTTCCGCCGCCTACGCCCAGAGCGTTCCAGCCCCGACCATCGCCGCCAAGTCCTGGCTGTTGCTTGACGCCACCAGTGGCCAGATCATTGCTTCGCAAGATCCGGACGCGCGCATCGAGCCGGCTTCGTTGACCAAAATCATGACGGCTTACCTGACGTTTGCCGCCATCCGCGAAAAGAAACTGGCGCTGGACCAAAAAGTGAACGTGTCCGTGCGTGCATGGAAAGTCGATTCGAGCAGCTCGAAGATGTTCATCGACCCGGCCACCCCCGTCTCGATCGACGACTTGCTGCACGGCCTGATGATTCAATCGGGTAACGACGCCGCCGTGGCTCTGGCGGAAGCCGTTGCCGGCGATGAAGGCACGTTTGTCGTGCTGATGAACCGCGAAGCCCAACGCATGGGTCTGAAAAACACGCGTTTTGCCAATCCGCACGGCTTGCCTAGCCCCGATAACTATTCCACGGCGCAAGACCTGTCCGTGCTGGCCAAGCGCGTGATCGCCGATTACCCGGAATTCTACAAAATCGATTCCGTGAAAAGCTTTACGTACAACAAGATCACCCAGCCTAACCGCAACCGCCTGCTGTGGCTGGACCCAACCGTCGATGGCATGAAAACGGGCCACACGGAAGCGGCTGGCTATTGCATGATCGCCTCGGCACGCCGTCCGGGCGGCACCGGCGAGCGCCGCCTGATCTCCGTGGTGCTGGGCACGACGTCGGACCAGGCCCGCACGCAGGAAAGCCAGAAGCTGCTGAACTGGGGCTTCCAGAACTTCGATACGGTCAAGCTGTACTCGAAAGGCCAGGCCGTGGCCACGCCGGAAGTGTGGAAGGGCTCGAAAGGCACCGTGAAAATCGGCTTCGCCCGCGATGTGCTCGTCACCGTACCAAAAGGCACGGCTGCCAAGATGAAACCGGTGCTGGAACGCAAAGACCCACTGGTCGCGCCACTGGCTGAGAACGCCCCGGTCGGCAAGCTGAAAATGATGGTCGACGACAAAGTTCTGCTGGAACTGCCTGTCGTGGCGCTGGAAACCATCAACCAGGCAACGATCTTCGGCCGCGCCTGGGATTCGATGCGCCTGTGGATGAAGTAA
- a CDS encoding MlaD family protein, translating into MENRSHALMTGFFTLTLLVAAILFGVWFNRDRVERVPYLLATTLSVPGLNPQATVRYRGLEVGKVDAIDFDTQKAGQILVHISVAPDTPVTNTTFATLGYQGVTGIAYIQLDDEHVGSKLLGTSKDKPSQIPLRAGLLDQLEKRGKRILDQAEQITNKVNNLLSPDNQAAMLGAFTEVGKAAKAFGAIPQQLEPTLTQLPQLTEQTRQTLTAVSTASKNVSDLTATWKKLGNDIQAPGGVLDKVNGTVDRVGTSVETVANGVSLEVLPQVIELSGEARSSMRALKTTMSTLNEQPQSILFGAPDIPPGPGEPGFSAPGK; encoded by the coding sequence ATGGAAAACAGATCACATGCCCTGATGACGGGATTTTTTACACTCACCTTGCTGGTGGCCGCGATTCTGTTCGGCGTCTGGTTCAACCGCGACCGCGTGGAACGGGTGCCTTACCTGCTCGCCACCACCCTGTCCGTGCCGGGCCTGAACCCGCAGGCGACCGTGCGCTACCGGGGCCTGGAAGTGGGCAAGGTCGACGCCATCGACTTCGACACGCAAAAGGCGGGGCAAATCCTCGTGCACATCAGCGTGGCGCCCGACACGCCCGTCACGAATACCACTTTTGCCACCCTCGGCTACCAGGGCGTGACGGGCATCGCCTACATCCAGCTCGACGATGAACACGTGGGCTCGAAACTGCTGGGCACCAGCAAGGACAAGCCGTCGCAGATTCCCCTGCGCGCGGGCTTGCTCGACCAGCTGGAAAAGCGCGGCAAGCGCATTCTCGACCAAGCCGAGCAGATCACCAACAAAGTCAACAACCTGCTCAGCCCTGACAACCAGGCGGCCATGCTGGGCGCCTTCACGGAAGTGGGCAAGGCGGCCAAGGCCTTTGGCGCCATTCCGCAGCAGCTGGAGCCGACCTTGACGCAATTGCCGCAACTGACGGAACAGACGCGGCAAACCTTGACGGCCGTCAGTACGGCCAGCAAGAACGTGTCGGACTTGACGGCCACGTGGAAAAAGCTGGGCAACGACATCCAGGCGCCCGGCGGCGTGCTCGACAAGGTCAATGGCACGGTCGACCGGGTCGGCACTTCCGTGGAAACGGTGGCCAATGGCGTGTCGCTGGAAGTGCTGCCGCAAGTAATCGAGCTGAGCGGCGAAGCGCGTTCCTCGATGCGCGCCCTGAAAACCACCATGAGCACGCTCAATGAACAGCCGCAGAGCATCTTGTTCGGCGCCCCAGACATCCCGCCCGGCCCGGGCGAGCCCGGTTTTTCGGCACCGGGCAAATAA
- a CDS encoding VanZ family protein, whose protein sequence is MTEPASPASPAAPLPPVRSSPVSRATLLAYVFLIVYASWFPFTGWHSNGLSPLTFLENTRIPRYWTGFDVGVNIVGYIPLGALIVYSLFPRITGFFAVIVASLCGMLISGSMEAVQTYLPSRVSSNLDFYTNAAGCCIGSIIGALTARKLLDHSHLYRLRQRWFAQHASQGLVLVALWPLAQIYPQGYLFGLGQLLPILSDWLSRLAGMEIDLAAYLRPDVILTVEQYWLSETIITACGMTGAVLTLLCLLRRAAPRTILMLALIAAALTVRSMASALLFSPENAFVWITPGAQGGFLIGLIMLGGLAFAPHVAQRRIATATLLLSLVMVNTTPINPYFMSTLQGWFQGKFLNFNGAAQFLALLWPFMALWFLCLPSHRLNRQDDAQRQRREDHP, encoded by the coding sequence ATGACCGAGCCCGCATCCCCAGCCAGTCCGGCGGCGCCGCTGCCGCCCGTCCGTTCCTCGCCCGTGTCGCGCGCGACCCTGCTCGCCTACGTCTTCCTGATCGTGTACGCCAGCTGGTTTCCGTTCACGGGTTGGCACAGCAATGGTTTATCGCCGCTGACGTTCCTGGAAAACACGCGCATCCCCCGTTACTGGACGGGCTTCGATGTCGGCGTGAATATCGTCGGCTACATCCCGCTGGGCGCCTTGATCGTGTATTCGCTGTTTCCCAGGATCACGGGATTCTTTGCCGTCATCGTCGCCAGCCTGTGCGGCATGTTGATTTCCGGCAGCATGGAAGCCGTGCAAACCTATTTGCCCAGCCGCGTCTCGTCAAACCTCGATTTTTATACGAATGCGGCCGGCTGCTGCATCGGTTCCATCATCGGCGCCCTGACGGCGCGCAAGCTGCTCGACCACAGCCATTTGTACCGCTTGCGCCAGCGCTGGTTTGCCCAGCACGCCAGCCAGGGCCTGGTGCTGGTGGCCCTGTGGCCGCTGGCGCAGATCTATCCGCAAGGCTATCTGTTCGGCCTGGGCCAGCTGCTGCCCATCCTGTCGGACTGGCTGTCGCGCCTGGCGGGCATGGAGATCGACCTGGCCGCGTATCTGCGCCCCGACGTGATATTGACCGTCGAGCAATATTGGCTTTCGGAAACCATAATCACGGCTTGCGGCATGACGGGCGCCGTGCTGACCTTGCTGTGCCTGCTGCGCCGCGCCGCGCCGCGTACGATATTAATGCTGGCCCTCATCGCCGCCGCCCTGACCGTGCGCTCGATGGCCAGCGCGCTGCTGTTTTCGCCGGAAAATGCTTTCGTCTGGATCACGCCGGGCGCCCAGGGTGGCTTTTTGATCGGCCTGATCATGCTGGGCGGCCTGGCGTTCGCGCCGCACGTGGCGCAGCGCCGCATCGCGACCGCCACCTTGCTGCTGAGCCTGGTGATGGTGAATACGACGCCGATCAACCCCTACTTCATGTCGACCTTGCAAGGCTGGTTTCAAGGCAAGTTCCTCAACTTCAATGGCGCGGCGCAATTCCTCGCCTTGCTGTGGCCCTTCATGGCCCTGTGGTTCCTGTGCCTGCCCTCGCACCGCCTGAACCGACAGGATGACGCGCAGCGCCAGCGTCGCGAAGACCACCCATAA
- a CDS encoding aldo/keto reductase: protein MSHVFPASLQAPRSRLSSNGPELSRIVAGMWRIGEWNMSAQQRLAFIEQCLALGVSSFDHADIYGDYSAEGLFGEALALQPGLREKMELVSKCGIKLLSPHRPGHAIQHYDTSAAHITSSVEHTLRQLHTDRLDLLLIHRPDPLMDFDEIAGAFTQLQQTGKVLHFGVSNFSRHQFECLHRRFPLVTNQVECSPLHVAPLFDETFDGLQDVGVAPMIWSPLAGGRLFQGGDANVENLRNVIKQIADQLQRPFASVVFAWIMQLPCRPLPLTGTGRIEAVGVAVEGTQFTLSRSDWFAILRAARGHEVA from the coding sequence ATGAGCCATGTATTTCCCGCCAGCCTGCAAGCGCCGCGCAGCCGTTTGAGCAGCAACGGTCCCGAACTGTCGCGCATCGTCGCCGGCATGTGGCGCATCGGCGAGTGGAATATGTCGGCGCAGCAACGGCTGGCTTTCATCGAGCAATGCCTGGCGCTGGGCGTGTCGAGTTTCGACCATGCCGATATCTATGGCGATTACAGCGCCGAAGGGCTGTTCGGCGAAGCGCTGGCCTTGCAGCCGGGCTTGCGCGAGAAGATGGAACTGGTCAGCAAATGCGGCATCAAACTACTGTCGCCGCACCGTCCCGGCCATGCCATCCAGCATTACGACACGAGCGCGGCCCACATCACCAGTTCCGTGGAGCACACCTTGCGCCAGTTGCACACGGACCGCCTGGACTTGCTGCTGATCCACCGTCCCGATCCGCTGATGGATTTTGACGAGATCGCCGGCGCCTTCACCCAGCTGCAACAGACGGGCAAGGTGCTGCACTTTGGCGTGTCGAATTTCAGCCGCCACCAATTCGAGTGCCTGCACCGGCGCTTCCCGCTGGTAACGAACCAGGTGGAATGCTCGCCGCTGCACGTGGCGCCCCTGTTCGATGAAACCTTCGACGGCTTGCAGGACGTGGGGGTGGCGCCGATGATCTGGTCGCCGCTGGCGGGCGGCCGGCTGTTCCAGGGCGGCGATGCGAATGTGGAGAACTTGCGCAATGTCATCAAGCAGATCGCGGATCAGCTGCAGCGTCCGTTTGCCAGCGTGGTGTTCGCCTGGATCATGCAACTGCCTTGCCGTCCCCTGCCGCTGACGGGCACGGGCCGCATCGAAGCCGTGGGCGTGGCCGTGGAAGGCACGCAGTTTACGCTCAGTCGCAGCGACTGGTTCGCCATCCTGCGCGCCG
- a CDS encoding ABC transporter ATP-binding protein has translation MTDDTEIACKVSEGNGGQFNLHGSAPVVEITNLWTKFGRTVVHQDLNLEIERGEILSIVGGSGTGKTVLLRQMLGLEHPARGCVKVFGEDINQASSDQLQQLRNHWGMLFQQGALYSALTVFDNVAQPMRELRVLPEALVHDAVLLKMNMVGLGPEHALKMPSDLSGGMIKRVALARALALEPKLLFLDEPTAGLDPDLSESFVALIQSLHRELGLTVVMVTHDLDTLFALSTRIAVLAEKHVIAIGPTREVIEVDHPFIKQFFLGDRGKRALAVLDEKQAAVAGKAAQPGDDAGTDKKAEK, from the coding sequence ATGACGGACGATACCGAAATCGCTTGCAAGGTGAGCGAAGGCAACGGGGGCCAGTTCAACCTGCATGGCAGCGCGCCCGTGGTGGAAATCACCAATCTGTGGACCAAGTTCGGCCGTACCGTCGTACACCAGGACTTGAACCTGGAAATCGAACGGGGTGAAATCCTTTCCATCGTGGGCGGCTCCGGCACGGGCAAGACGGTGCTGCTGCGCCAGATGCTGGGCCTGGAACATCCGGCACGCGGCTGCGTCAAAGTGTTTGGCGAAGATATCAACCAGGCAAGTTCCGACCAGTTGCAACAGTTGCGCAACCACTGGGGCATGCTGTTCCAGCAAGGCGCCCTGTATTCGGCCCTGACCGTGTTCGACAATGTGGCCCAGCCGATGCGCGAATTGCGCGTACTGCCCGAAGCGCTGGTACACGACGCGGTACTATTAAAAATGAATATGGTGGGACTGGGCCCGGAACATGCGCTCAAAATGCCGTCGGACTTGTCGGGCGGCATGATCAAGCGCGTGGCCCTGGCGCGCGCCCTGGCGCTGGAGCCGAAGCTGCTGTTCCTCGACGAACCCACGGCGGGCCTGGACCCGGACCTGTCGGAAAGTTTTGTCGCCCTGATCCAGTCGCTGCACCGCGAGCTGGGCTTGACGGTGGTGATGGTCACGCATGACCTCGACACTTTGTTCGCCCTGTCCACGCGCATCGCCGTGCTGGCGGAAAAACACGTGATCGCCATCGGCCCCACGCGCGAGGTGATCGAAGTCGACCACCCGTTCATCAAGCAATTTTTCCTCGGCGACCGCGGCAAGCGCGCGCTGGCCGTCCTCGATGAGAAACAGGCGGCGGTGGCGGGCAAGGCCGCGCAGCCAGGCGACGACGCCGGCACAGACAAGAAAGCGGAGAAGTAA